The following coding sequences are from one Ornithodoros turicata isolate Travis chromosome 1, ASM3712646v1, whole genome shotgun sequence window:
- the LOC135390556 gene encoding uncharacterized protein LOC135390556, producing MAAEGSDLLDNLSSKERQILLRAAEFGSLAFETSPAPRAQRDEHVDAAACGSSSRQNSTDWCRCGSWVAMPTEEECLCCKELQGTPEPLSFSCITEHEDFKLFSLNKTVLKVAHFELPGRREPMSAHIHKRYRYTAYRQFARWVWHKLGKNKRMVIPACAVNTIREAFPSEPSTGFRYARY from the exons ATGGCTGCCGAAGGGAGCGATCTTCTCGACAACCTATCGTCGAAGGAAAGGCAAATATTGTTACGGGCGGCGGAATTTGGGAGCCTCgccttcgaaacgtcgccgGCTCCGCGAGCTCAACGGGACGAGCATGTTGACGCGGCAGCGTGCGGGAGCAGCAGCCGCCAGAATTCCACAGATTG GTGCCGTTGTGGGTCATGGGTCGCCATGCCCACTGAAGAAGAGTGCCTCTGCTGTAAGGAGCTCCAGGGCACCCCTGAGCCACTGAGCTTCTCGTGTATTACGGAGCACGAAGATTTCAAATTGTTCAGCCTCAACAAAACCGTGCTTAAGGTGGCGCACTTTGAACTTCCGGGCAGGCGGGAACCGATGAGCGcacatattcacaa GAGATACCGATACACTGCATACCGTCAGTTCGCGAGGTGGGtgtggcacaagcttggaaaaaacaagcgCATGGTGATTCCAGCTTGTGCTGTGAACACCATTCGCGAAGCCTTTCCATCAGAGCCAAGCACAGGCTTCAGATACGCAAGGTACTAA